The region TTACTAGAAGTGTATCAGCATCCGAAGAGGGAAAAGAAGACGGGGATTTCGAAAATTATTATATAACTGAGAAAAATTATTCAAAAGAAATGAAGGGTGTAGAAAAATATTTGGGCAATATACGCAAGTCAGGGTATTTTCATGGTAAAAACAACTTGAAGATTTATTATGAAAAATATGTTTTGTCTGATTCAAAGGCATCTATTGTAATATCCCATGGATTTAGAGAAAGTATGGTTAAATACAATGAGACTATATACTATTTTTTGAAAAATGGATATTCTGTATATGGTTTGGAACATAGAGGACATGCACGCTCAGGGAGATTAGGAAAAGATTCTACTCAGACGAGTATAGATAAATTTGATTATTATGTTGATGATTTTAAAACGTACATGGATACAGTAGTCATACCGGAAAATAAGGGGAAAAAGCTATTTTTGTTTGCACATTCCATGGGGGGAGCAATTGGAGGTCTATTTTTAGAAAGGCATCCAGGGTATTTTAATGCTGCTATTTTAAGTGCACCAATGTTTGAAATAAATACAGGTAAATATCCTGAATTTTTTTCAAGAGTCACTGCCAGTGTAGTTAATCTTATTAGATGTGGGGATAATTACGCTCCAGGTAAGCATGCTTATTCAAAAGAATTATATTCAAAAGATTCTTGTACAGGCAGTAAAATTAGATATGATTATTATTCTAGAAAAATAGACAATAATACTGAGCTTCAAAATGGAGGACCTTCATTTAAGTGGCTTAATGAATCTTTAACGGCAACAGACGAAGTAACCGATGAGGAAAATGCTTCTAAGGTCACTATTCCGGTGCTCTTATTTCAAGCAGCAGATGATAATACAGTAAAACCTCAAGGTGAAAACAAATTTGCAAAGAGCGCAAAGAATTGTAAGCTTGTAGTAGTTAAAAATTCAAATCATGAGATATACAGAGAAAAGGACAGTGTGATAATACCTTATTTTCACAAGGTTTTTAAGTTTCTTAGTAGTAATTTAAAATGATGATTATGAAAGACAGAAGAAAAGGAAGTAGTAGAATGAATAGAAAGATGATTTTTTTTGATATTGACGGGACTATAGTAGATAAAAAAAGAAATGAAATTCCTGTAAGTGCTGTGGCTGCCATAAGGAAAGCACGTAAAAATGGGCATTTAGTTTTTATAAATACAGGAAGAACATTTTTTAATTTACCCAAAAATGTTTGTGAAATTGGGTTTGACGGATATGTTTGTGGATGTGGAACGTACATATATTTTAATGGACAACCACTTTTAGATAAGTCAATTCCTCATGAAAAGTGCGTTGAGATTGTAGAAAAGCTGCGTGAATGTAAAATTGAAGCACTTTTAGAAGGACAGAATGATTTTTTCTTTGATCAAACAGAACATGATTCTGAAAGGATTCAGTATTTAAAGAATAAATTCAGAAAACGAGGGCATGATGTTACAAAGTCATGGGATTATCCTGGTATTGTTTTTGATAAATTTGTTATGTGGACAAACGAACAAAGTGAGCTAAAAAAATTTAAATCATATATTTCTAAGGATTTTGAGTACATTGATAGAGTTGATGAGACTGGAAAGTTCGGAGAGATAATTCTTAAGGAATATTCAAAGGCAACGGGAATTAAATTTTTAGAGGATTATCTTAATATTTCGCCGGAAAATTGCTATGCAGTGGGAGATAGTAAAAATGATTTATCAATGCTCCAGTATGTTCCTAATAGTATAGCCATGGGGAATAGCAATCCGGATTTATTTGATTTAGTTTCTTTTGTTACTAAAGATATAGCTAATGATGGAATTGAATATGCATTAAGACATTATGGAATTATTTAAAAGTATCACTCGTGTAGCACGCTCACCTGATAGTGAAACTACATTATTTTTGGCAACGCCTTTGCAGAAGAGAAATAGGGAAGAATCAATGTCTGCCATACCTGGAATATCATTTGCTTTTACAGCATCATATAGAGCAGAGGCTAATTCCAAATTATCATTTATTATATTATGATGATTGCTGCCTATAAATTTATGCATTTTTTCAGCCCATACACTATCAGGGGTTATTACGAAATTATCGTTTTTAAAATACAATTCATTATCCTTATAATCAATAGAGTAAGTATTTAATGTTTTACCCTGTTTTTTAAATTCAGAAGCTGCAACGGCTGAAATTATACTTGAGTCAAGCCCGCCTGATAGGAAAGTACAAACAGGAACATCGGCATATAATTGACGTTTTATAGCATCTGTGAGCAATATTTTTATATGCTCTGCTGTTTCCTCTGCATTTTCAGGATGAGGTTTACAGGTTAAATGCCAGTATTCTTGAAGTTTAAAGCCATGTTCTGTAAACTCAGCGTAGTTTGCAGGTGGAATATCGTAAATATCCTTTAAAACACCACTTCCGAGATCACGAGCAGGTCCAAGGGCGAATATTTCCATTAAACCCTCTTTAGTCAAAATTGGTTCTACAAGGGGGGTTGCAAGAAGAGTTTTTATTTCAGAGCCAAAAATTAAATTATTATCTTTTATAGTATAGAATAAAGGTTTTACTCCAAGGGGATCTCTTGCGAGGAAAATCTTTTTGTCATTTTCTGAGTATACCGCAAAAGCAAAAATACCATTTATGTGCTTTAAACAATCTTCTTTCCAGTGTATATAAGCTGTTAAGAGAACTTCTGTATCGGAGTAGGATGAAAAACTATATCCTTCTTTTAGGAGCTCTTTTCGTACATCTTCTGTATTATATAGCTCACCATTATACACTATAATGTACTTTTTACCATTATGAACTTTTATCATTGGTTGACTTCCACCTGTTGGATCAACGACTACAAGACGCCTGTGACCTAATAGGGCGTTTTTTGATATATAGTAACCTTTCTCATTTGGGCCTCTTTTTATAAGAGTGTCTGTCATTTTTTCTATGACAGCTTTTTTATCAATTAAATTTCTTTTAAAGTTAACATATCCAGCTATTCCACACATATTATCACCATTCTTCTTTAAAGTTTGCTTATATATCATAGTATGCTTTGTAGAGTTTAATTGATACAGGCTAGTAATTTCTATATAATTTTAAAAGATAGGAATATCAAGGTCAGAATGTCTTAAAAAGTTTCGTATTAATTTATGAGAAGCTTCTTAGGGAGGAAAAAGATGTGAATATAAACAAAGAAAATTTTATAGAGCAAATAAGGGAAAAAAATCCACGAGCCTTAGAATTCGTAGTAGACGAGTACAGTAACTTGGTATTTAAGGTAGTAAGGACTACTTTAAATTCAGAGTATGTAGAGGAGTGTGCAAGTGATGTGTTTTGGGCTGTTTGGAATAATAT is a window of Clostridium pasteurianum DNA encoding:
- a CDS encoding alpha/beta fold hydrolase — translated: MKCKRIKKIFLMIIVMTLMLNAFFTRSVSASEEGKEDGDFENYYITEKNYSKEMKGVEKYLGNIRKSGYFHGKNNLKIYYEKYVLSDSKASIVISHGFRESMVKYNETIYYFLKNGYSVYGLEHRGHARSGRLGKDSTQTSIDKFDYYVDDFKTYMDTVVIPENKGKKLFLFAHSMGGAIGGLFLERHPGYFNAAILSAPMFEINTGKYPEFFSRVTASVVNLIRCGDNYAPGKHAYSKELYSKDSCTGSKIRYDYYSRKIDNNTELQNGGPSFKWLNESLTATDEVTDEENASKVTIPVLLFQAADDNTVKPQGENKFAKSAKNCKLVVVKNSNHEIYREKDSVIIPYFHKVFKFLSSNLK
- a CDS encoding HAD family hydrolase; this encodes MNRKMIFFDIDGTIVDKKRNEIPVSAVAAIRKARKNGHLVFINTGRTFFNLPKNVCEIGFDGYVCGCGTYIYFNGQPLLDKSIPHEKCVEIVEKLRECKIEALLEGQNDFFFDQTEHDSERIQYLKNKFRKRGHDVTKSWDYPGIVFDKFVMWTNEQSELKKFKSYISKDFEYIDRVDETGKFGEIILKEYSKATGIKFLEDYLNISPENCYAVGDSKNDLSMLQYVPNSIAMGNSNPDLFDLVSFVTKDIANDGIEYALRHYGII